From the Kitasatospora atroaurantiaca genome, the window AGGCCGACGATCAGTCCGGTGTTGTTCTTCCTCGGGGCGGGCTGCGGCGCGTACGGCTGCTGGGGGTAGCCGTAGGCCGGCGGCTGCTGCGGATACCCGTACGCGGGCGCCTGCTGCGGGTAGCCGTACCCGGGGCCGGGTGGCGGCGATGAGAGGCCTGCGCCGTCCCAGGCCTGTGTCGGGGCGTCGGCGATCTGCGGGGCGGAGGCGCCTGCGGCCGGCCGCAGCTCGCCGGTCCACGCGCTGCCGTCCCACCAGCGCTCCTGCGCGCCACCGGCCGGTCCGGCCTCCGGCACCGGGTACCAGCCGGGAGGGGTCGAGTTGCTCACGCCGGTACGGTACCGGTCGGCCCAGGGGCGCGGGCAGGGGCGCTCAGGTCACGACTTGGCCTGTCGGCCCGTCACGCCGGCGCACCGTCAGCCGTTCAGCCTGCGGCCCATCGCGATGTCGTCGACGTACGCCCCGTCGATCCAGAACTCCTCCGGGGACACTCCGTCCACCTGGAAGCCGCAGCGCTCGTAGAGCCGCCGGGCGGGGGCGTTGTGGGCGAGCACCCGCAGGGTCATCCGGCGGATGCCCTCGGCGCGGGCCGCGTCGCAGGCCGCCTCGACCAGGGCCCGGCCGATGCCGCGGCCGCGCGCCGCGGGTGAGACCGCGAGGCCGCGGATCTGCCGGATGTGCTGGTTGCTGGGGAGCGGGGTGGGCGGGACGTGGCGGATGTAGCCGACGATCCGGCCGTCGAGCTCGGCGAGCAGGTACTGGTCCGGTGTGCACCGCTCGTCGAAGATCGTCGCGTCCTCGGCCGGCTGTGGGATCACGTCGCTCAGCCAGGACCAGGCGGCCCGGTCGAGCGCGACGAGCGACCGTTCGTCCTTCGCCCGCGCCGCACGTATCGTCACACCGTCAGCTCGCATGGCCGCCATGCTAACGAGGCGTCGGCTCCGTCACCAGGTAGATCGACCTGCGAGGATGGGCGGATGCGCATCGCGGTGACAGGTTCCACGGGTCTGATCGGTTCAGCGCTCGTCCGCTCCCTGCTGGCGGACGGGCACGAGGTGGTGCGGCTGGTCCGCCACCGGGGGAAGACCGGCGTGCAGCCGGACGGCACCATCGGGGTGGGCTGGAACCCGCACATGATGCAGGTGGACCGGGCGGGCCTCAGCGGCGTCGAGGCCGTGGTGCACCTGGCCGGCGCGGGGATCGCCGACCGGCGCTGGACGGAAGCCCACAAGCGGGAGATCCGGGACAGCCGGGTGCTCGGCACCGAGACCATCGCGGGAGCGCTGGCCGAGGCGAAGGAGCCGCCCCGGGTGCTGGTGAGCGGCTCGGCGGTCGGCTACTACGGGCAGACCGGCAGCCGGGTGATCGACGAGCAGGCCCCGGCCGGGGACGACTTCCTGGCCCGGATCTGCATCGACTGGGAGGACGCCACCCGGCCCGCCGCCGACGCCGGGATCCGGGTGGTGAACGTCCGCTCCGGCATGGTGCTGTCCAGGGCGGGCGGGGCCGGCGGACGGCTCTTCCCGCTCTTCAAGCTCGGGCTCGGCGGGCGGCTGGGCTCGGGCGAGCAGTACTGGAGCGTGATCTCGCTGGCCGACGAGGTCGCGGCGCTGCGCTTCCTGATCGACACCCCCGAACTCAGCGGCCCCTTCAACCTCACCGGCCCCGAGCCGGTGACCAACCGGGAGCTGACCGCCGCGATGGGCCGGGTGCTCGGCCGCCCGACGCCGTTCCCGGTGCCTGAGGCGGTGCTCAAGGTGGTCCTCGGCGAGATGGCCGTCGAGGTGGTCGGCAGCCACCGGGTGGTGCCGAAGCGCCTGTTGGAGGCCGGCTTCCGCTTCCAGCACCCCGACGTCGACTCGGCGGTACGGTCGGCGCTGTAGGCCCGGCCCGGCGGTGGGGCGGGCATGGGGGCGCACGGTGGCACGTGTACGGCGCGTTTCGCGCCCGTGGTGACCGTGCGCGCCCACTGCTCCACGAACCGGCCGTTTCGGCGCACAGTCCGTCACCATGCCCCCGGTCCGTGCCGCGGAATCCGTCCCGGCCTGACAATCCGACCGGCAGTCTCTGCCTGATCCCCGCATTGACGGGGCATCACATGGTCGGACCGTGTCCCGGCACACTGCGGCCTGCGTCGGCCGGAGCCCCGGGACCAGGGAGGGAGCACGCTCGTGCCCGCATATGACTTCACCAGCCGCACCCGCCGGCAGTCCGACCCGGACGTCGTCGTGGTGGGCGCCGGACTCGCGGGCCTGGCCGCCGCCCGCGCGCTGACCGGCCGCGGCCTCACCGTCCAGGTCCTGGAGGCGACGGAGCGCATCGGTGGCCGGCTGGCCACCCGCGAACTCGACGGCTTCCGGCTGGACAACGGCAGCCACCTGCTGAACACCGACTTCCCCGAGCCCGCCCGCCGGCTCGACCTGGACCGCCTGGAGCTGCGCCCGCTCGCCCCCGGCGTCCTGGTGCACAGCGCGGGCCGCCGCTACCGGGTCGGGGACCCGCAGCAGAAGACCGCCCGTCAGGCCGCCACCCGCGGCCCGCTGGGCAGCCCGCTGGACAGGGCCCGGCTCAGCAGCACCCTCAGCAGGCTCGCCGCGACGCCCGTCCCCCGCCTGCTGGCCCGGCCGGAGACCACCACCGCCCGCGCCCTGGCCGACCGCGGCCTGGCGCCCCGGACGGTGGACGGCTTCCTGCGCCCGCTGCTCGGCGCCCTGCTCAGCGACCCCGCGCTCGGCACCAGCAGCCGGGTCTCCGACCTGGTGCTGCGCTCGTACGCGCGGGGGCGGCTCTGTCTGCCCGCCACCGGGATCGCCGCCGTGCCCGCGCAGTTGGCCGAGGGCCTGCCGCCGGGGACGGTACGGCTCGGCGTCCAGGTCTCCGCCATCTCCGCGGACGGGGTCGACACCAGCGCGCACGGCCGGGTCGCCGCGCGCGCCGTGGTGCTGGCCACCGACGCCCAGTCGGCCGCCACGCTGCTGCCCGGGCTTCGGCAGCCGGACTTCCACCCCGTCACCACGTACTACCACGCGGCCGGCCGCTCGCCGCTCGGCGAGCCCGTCCTGCTGCTCGACGCCGACCGGCCGGGCGGGCACGCGGTGGTCTCGCACTCGCTGGTGCTGAGCGAGGTGGACGCCTCGTACGCCCCGCCAGGGCGGGCGCTGGTCGCCACCACGGTGCTCGGGCGGCGCAGCTTCGAGCCGGGCGGGCCGGCCGGCTACGAGCCCCTGGTGCGGCGGCGGCTGGCGGAGCTGTACGGGACGGCGACCTCGGGCTGGGAGTTCCTGAGCGTGCGCCATGTGCCGGACGCCGTGCCCGCGATGCCTCCGCCCCACAACTTCCGGCGGTCGGTGCGGGTGCTGGCCGGGCTGTACGTCTGCGGGGACCACCGGGACACCAGCACCGTGCAGGGCGCGCTGGTGTCCGGGCGGCGGGCGGCGGAGGCGGTGCTGCGGGACCTGGGCGTGCCCGCCACGCAGGAGGCGGCCGAGGCGGCGGCGTAGCGCTCCGACGGCCGGATGAGATGAGCCGGGCGGGCGTGGGCGCGCCGGGGCCGACGCGCTCGCCCGGCTCAACCTCGCGTGATGCGCTCGAACATCGAGGTGGGCGGGCCGGCGACCCGCGCGTCGTCCAGCCAGAGTTTCGCTCGGCAGTCGGCCGGGGCCTCCAGCTCGATCCGGAGCCCCAGGCGGGCGGCGGTGGCCGTACTCAGGCTGATCGTCCGGGCGGCGTCTGCGGGAGTCAGCCGCTCCTCGGCGAGCTGCTCGGCTCCGGCGCCGAACGTCACCGAGAGCATGGCCGCACCCGGGCAGCCGGCACCCTCGAAATCGGCACGGAGGCGGCCGCTCACCTTCAACGGGCCGAGGCCGGGCAGCTGGAAGGCGGGCCGGTGCGGCGTGCCCGGAACCGTCTCCCAGCCGAACGAGGTGTGGCGGACGTGCTGGTCGTCCAAGGTGTTGTTCGCCAATGTCGACCTGTCGCTGTCCTGTTCGTAGCCGGACAGCTCGTGCATGTCGTCGAACGGGAGCAGCAGCGCGACCACGCCCAGCACGATCGCCAGCACCAGCACGGCGACCAGTGGTCCCCCGACGCCCGGGTCGGGGTCGGCCTCCGGCTCGGACGGGGTGACTGCCGGGCCGGTCACCCCGCCGGCAGTCGGTGCGTCGTCGGCTGTCGGTGCGTCGGCAGTCGCTACCTCGTCGGCCGCGTCCGGAGCCGGGTTCCGGAAGAGCGGGATGTCGCCCGCGACGGCTGTGCCCGAGTGCCGGGGTTCGGGTGTCGCCGTGTCGGGCGAATCCTGCAGATGATCGCGGATCAGGTTCGCCGTGAGCAGCTCGCCTGCACCCGGGACCCCGGAGCGGATCGTGGCGATCAGCCGCCTGGTGAACTCCGTGTTCCGCTCCCCCGGCAGGGCGTACGCGGCCTCCGTCCCCCCGCCGGCCGTGAAGACCCACGGGCTCCGGGCGCCCTGGAGGCGTGCCCGCGAGCCGGGGGTGGCGTACGGGACGGCGTGCGCCAGACCGGAGTAGCAGCAGTCCACGAAGATGACCACGTCGGCCTTGCGCTGCGAGGTCAGGGCGTCGCGGATCAGCGCGTAGCTCAGCCCGGAGTACTTCGGGCTGTCCTGCCTGGTGTTGGGGAGCCCGAGGTAGAGCTCGCCGTCGTCCACGTAGAAGCCGTGGCCCGCGAAGTAGCAGAGCAGTACGCCTGACGTACCGTCGGCGAGGCTCTTCACCTCCTGGGTCAGCTCGGCGCCGCGGTCGAGGAGGGTGTGGACCCGGTCCTGCGGCAGGCCGCCGAGGGTGGTGACCAGCTCCGCCAGGTCCGCCAGGTTGCCGGCCACGGCGGGCAGCGGGGGCAGCCGCTCGTCGGTGTACGTCGCCGTACCGATGAGCAGCACTCTGGAACCCGGGGGCAGCACCCCGGCCGGCCCGTGGTGGACGGCCTCGGCGTCGACGGCGCTGGTGGTCATTCCCGGGTCGGCTCCAGTGCTACCGGCTCCACGACTGCCGGCTCCGCTGCTGCCGGCTCCACGGCCGGTGTCTCCGGAAGGGGGAACACCCGCAGCAGCAGCTCCTCCATCTTCGCGGGGGCGACGCCCACCACCTCCACCTCCCGTACCTCGCCGTCCGCCCGTTCGCTCCTGATCCGCACGCTGTGCGAGGCCCGGGTCGTCAGGTACGCGTTCAGTACGGCGGCCAGCGCCGGGATGGCGGCCAGTCCGAGGGTGACCAGCACGGAGGCTTCGGCGGCCCCCATGGTGCCGGGCTCGGGCGGCCTGGTCGCCGTGGTGACGTCCTCGATGGCGGACTCGGCGCCGAGCCGGCCGGCCAGGAGGTGGGTCTGGCGCAGGCAGTCCGGGCCGGTGAGCGTGATCTGAATGGTCATGCACTTCCTCGGTGATCGTGCGGCGGGTAGCAGGCGTTCAGCAGACGGGCGTCAGGCGGGCGTCAGGTGTGGAACACCGCGATCGTCCGGAGCCATGGCGGCACGGTGTGGAGCTTCGAGTCGATGAGCTCCACCCGGGCGTGGCAGGACGGATCTCCGGACACCGACACCGTCCAGGAGACGGTGCCGGCGCGGCCGAGCGGGGCGTAGTACTCCAGCGGGAAGGCGTCCGGGACGAGATCGCCGGTGGCGACCGCCAGTCCGTCGGCCGCGAGTTCGTGGTGAGCCGTCACCCCGCCCGGGCAGGAGCCGACCTGGGTGAGTCCGACCTGGGCGGCGAGGTGGTGGTCGCGGCCGGGCGGCAGTTTCAGGGTGATCTTCTTCCGCTGCCCGCCGGACAGTGCCCAGCCCTGACGGTGGATCACCCAGGTCGCCACGGACTTGCCGTCGGGCCCGACGGCGAAGCGCTGGTCGTCATCCACCTGGGTGAACTGGTCGCCTTTCGCCGGGAGCCGGTCGAGCATCACCGGGTGGTCCACCACGTTCACCATGATGCTCGGCAGGACGAGCGCGATCACGCCGGCCAGGATCAGGAGCACGAGCCGCGCTCGCCGCCTGAGCCACGACCACAGGTTCCACGGGCCGGGTGGGACCGACCGGCGGAGGTCGAGCTGCTCCGCCGGGCCGGACTGCCACAGGAACTCCGCCTGCTCGGCCGGTCCGGACGCCTCCCGTAGCCGCCGGTCGAGCTCGGGCAGGGTCAGCCCCGGCCGGTCGGACTCCTCCGACGCGTTGAGCACCGTCAGCAGCCGGTCGGTGAAGGCGGTGTGCCGCTCGGCCGGTGCGGGCTCGGGTGCCGCCTGGTTCTTGCCGTACGGGGCGATCACGCTGCAGTGGGTGCCGTCCTTGGCGGACTGCTCGGCGATGGCGTCGATCGCCGACGCGGCGAAGCTGCAGTCCAGAATCACCACCCGGTGCCGCGCGGGGCTGTCCCGCACGATCTCGGCGAGCAGGTCGGCCGGTAACGCCGTGCCGGCCAGGAACCCGGGGTCAGTACCGCTCAGGGCCAGGTGGAGCCGCCCGAGGCCGTCGAGCAGTCCGTGCCCCGCGTAGTACACGAGCAGCAGATCCGTCGCCGACCTGGCGGCCTCGGCCAGCTGCGCGGACACCCGCGCGTCGGCCCGGCCGGTGACGACCGCGCACCGGTCGCGACGCAGGACCGCATCGCTCCCTGTGGTCAGCACCGCCGCCAGGTCCTTGGCGCCACGGGGGGCCTGCGGGAGGTTCCGAAGCTCGTCCGACCGGTAGTGCCCCTGGCCGATGAAGACCGCAGCCGATCGCACCGGGTCGGCCTGGACGACACGCATACCAAGCAACCCCCCTCGGCCTGTTGAGCGTTGGGAGGATTCTAGCGACGCGCCCAGGCCTCCGTGGCCCGGATCCTCAGCCCTGGTCGGCGCGCCGCCGGCGCTCCGGCTGAGCGGGCATCAGATCACCCCCGCCTGGCGGGCGGCCTCGTCGAAGGCGCGGGCGGACTGGCTGACGCGGTACGGGGTGAGGCGGCGGTGGAAGTCGCGGAGGTACTCGACCGTACGGGCGGAGCGCATCTCGCCGGCCGCCCGTAGCGCCTCGGTGGCCATGGTGCAGGCCTCGTCGACATCACCCATACCGAGGCGGGAGGTGGCCAGCACCATCCGGCAGAAGATCCGGCTGCGGGCATAGGCGGGTGCGCGCAGCCGGAGGGACTTCTCGGCGTGCTGGGCCGCCGGTCTCCACTGCTGGAGGTCGCGGTAGCAGTGCGCGAACTCGTCGGCCAGCTGGGCCTCGTCGAAGTGGCGGGCCCAGGAGGGGAGGTCGTCGCCAGGCCGGGCCGCGGCCAGCGAGCGCTCGCAGCGCACCAGGGCGGTGGTGCAGGAGCGTACGTCGCCCATCAGGGCGTGCCCGCGCGCCTCGGCGGCGTGCATCAGCGACTGGACCACCGGTGCGGCGACCGTACCGACGCCCTGCTGAGCGACCCGGGCGAGCTGGATCGCCTCCCTCCCGTGGCCGAGGTGGACGGCCTGCTGGCTCATGGTGGTGAGGACGTAGCCGCCGAGCACTCTGTCCCCCGCCGCCTGGGAGAGCCGCAGCGCCTGGACGAAGTACCGCTGGGCCAGGCCGTGCGCCGCGATGTCGAAGGACGTCCAGCCTGCCAGCCTGGTCAGGTCGGCGACCGCGCCGAACAGGGCACGGCCGATCTGCTCGCCGTACCGGCCGCGCAGCATCGGCTCGGCCTCGCTCTCCAGGTACCGGACCAGGGCCTGGCGGGCATGGCCGCCGCCGTACGCCTGGTCGAGGGCGCGGAAGAGGTCGCCGACGGCCCGGATGGCGGCGATGTCGCCCCGGCCGACGCGCAGGGGCGGGCGCTGCTCGCGCCCGGACGGATCGGCCGGCTCGCCGGACCCCGGCCCGCCCGGGGCGGTGCCCCGGCTCTGGGCGGGCACCCGGCCGAGGGCCGGCTGCGGTGCCCGGGCGCCGGGGATGGCGGGGCGGGCCGAGGCGGCGTCGGCGAGGCCCGGGACGGAGCCGTCCCGGGCGACGCGTTCGTCGGTCCGGCCGATCAGCCAGTCCCGGCTGGGGACGACCAGGCCGGCCGGGGTGAAGGCGATCCGGCGCAGCTCGGAGGCCGGGCCGATGTCCTTGCGCCACATGCTGGCGACGATGTCCACGGCCTCCTGCGGGGTCTCGGCGAACTCCAGGCCGGCGTAGACGGGGGCGCAGGCGTCCAGGCCGATGTCCTGGGCGGTGAAGCGGCGGCCCAGGCGGCGGGTGAAGACCTCCGCGATCAGGGCGGGCGTGGCGCCGCGTGGCTGCTGGCCGCGCAGCCAGCGGGTGACCGAGGTCTTGTCGTAGCGCAGGTCGAGGCCATGTTCCAGGCCGAGTTGGTCGACCCGGCGGGCCAGACCGGCGTGCGAGAAGCCGGCTTCCTCGATCAGCGCGGCCAGCCGGGGGTTCTGCGTCCTGGCGTCGACCGGGGAGGCGTCGGCCAGCCGCTGGTCGGAGGCGTGCGGAGGGGCCCCGGCCCGCCCTTCGTGCGCGTCGAGCGGGTCGAGCGGGTCGAGCGGTCCGTACGCCGGGCTGTCGGTTGCAGGCCGTTGGGGCATATCAGTCAACACCTCTCGAGCGCCGCACCAGGCCCCCCGGTGCCCGGAGCAGCGCCCCCTGTCGGGAATCGGCGTGAATGTAGCGAGCATTTTGCCGCTATGGGTGGATCTGGGCGGGCAATCCTCCGAACGGGTGACGCAACGGCGTCCGTTGTGGGGAAGGTGGGGCGGCGCGTGTTTGGGTGTAG encodes:
- a CDS encoding TIGR01777 family oxidoreductase; this translates as MRIAVTGSTGLIGSALVRSLLADGHEVVRLVRHRGKTGVQPDGTIGVGWNPHMMQVDRAGLSGVEAVVHLAGAGIADRRWTEAHKREIRDSRVLGTETIAGALAEAKEPPRVLVSGSAVGYYGQTGSRVIDEQAPAGDDFLARICIDWEDATRPAADAGIRVVNVRSGMVLSRAGGAGGRLFPLFKLGLGGRLGSGEQYWSVISLADEVAALRFLIDTPELSGPFNLTGPEPVTNRELTAAMGRVLGRPTPFPVPEAVLKVVLGEMAVEVVGSHRVVPKRLLEAGFRFQHPDVDSAVRSAL
- a CDS encoding caspase family protein, encoding MTTSAVDAEAVHHGPAGVLPPGSRVLLIGTATYTDERLPPLPAVAGNLADLAELVTTLGGLPQDRVHTLLDRGAELTQEVKSLADGTSGVLLCYFAGHGFYVDDGELYLGLPNTRQDSPKYSGLSYALIRDALTSQRKADVVIFVDCCYSGLAHAVPYATPGSRARLQGARSPWVFTAGGGTEAAYALPGERNTEFTRRLIATIRSGVPGAGELLTANLIRDHLQDSPDTATPEPRHSGTAVAGDIPLFRNPAPDAADEVATADAPTADDAPTAGGVTGPAVTPSEPEADPDPGVGGPLVAVLVLAIVLGVVALLLPFDDMHELSGYEQDSDRSTLANNTLDDQHVRHTSFGWETVPGTPHRPAFQLPGLGPLKVSGRLRADFEGAGCPGAAMLSVTFGAGAEQLAEERLTPADAARTISLSTATAARLGLRIELEAPADCRAKLWLDDARVAGPPTSMFERITRG
- a CDS encoding NAD(P)/FAD-dependent oxidoreductase — encoded protein: MPAYDFTSRTRRQSDPDVVVVGAGLAGLAAARALTGRGLTVQVLEATERIGGRLATRELDGFRLDNGSHLLNTDFPEPARRLDLDRLELRPLAPGVLVHSAGRRYRVGDPQQKTARQAATRGPLGSPLDRARLSSTLSRLAATPVPRLLARPETTTARALADRGLAPRTVDGFLRPLLGALLSDPALGTSSRVSDLVLRSYARGRLCLPATGIAAVPAQLAEGLPPGTVRLGVQVSAISADGVDTSAHGRVAARAVVLATDAQSAATLLPGLRQPDFHPVTTYYHAAGRSPLGEPVLLLDADRPGGHAVVSHSLVLSEVDASYAPPGRALVATTVLGRRSFEPGGPAGYEPLVRRRLAELYGTATSGWEFLSVRHVPDAVPAMPPPHNFRRSVRVLAGLYVCGDHRDTSTVQGALVSGRRAAEAVLRDLGVPATQEAAEAAA
- a CDS encoding effector-associated constant component EACC1, with the translated sequence MTIQITLTGPDCLRQTHLLAGRLGAESAIEDVTTATRPPEPGTMGAAEASVLVTLGLAAIPALAAVLNAYLTTRASHSVRIRSERADGEVREVEVVGVAPAKMEELLLRVFPLPETPAVEPAAAEPAVVEPVALEPTRE
- a CDS encoding caspase family protein; translated protein: MRVVQADPVRSAAVFIGQGHYRSDELRNLPQAPRGAKDLAAVLTTGSDAVLRRDRCAVVTGRADARVSAQLAEAARSATDLLLVYYAGHGLLDGLGRLHLALSGTDPGFLAGTALPADLLAEIVRDSPARHRVVILDCSFAASAIDAIAEQSAKDGTHCSVIAPYGKNQAAPEPAPAERHTAFTDRLLTVLNASEESDRPGLTLPELDRRLREASGPAEQAEFLWQSGPAEQLDLRRSVPPGPWNLWSWLRRRARLVLLILAGVIALVLPSIMVNVVDHPVMLDRLPAKGDQFTQVDDDQRFAVGPDGKSVATWVIHRQGWALSGGQRKKITLKLPPGRDHHLAAQVGLTQVGSCPGGVTAHHELAADGLAVATGDLVPDAFPLEYYAPLGRAGTVSWTVSVSGDPSCHARVELIDSKLHTVPPWLRTIAVFHT
- a CDS encoding regulator, with translation MPQRPATDSPAYGPLDPLDPLDAHEGRAGAPPHASDQRLADASPVDARTQNPRLAALIEEAGFSHAGLARRVDQLGLEHGLDLRYDKTSVTRWLRGQQPRGATPALIAEVFTRRLGRRFTAQDIGLDACAPVYAGLEFAETPQEAVDIVASMWRKDIGPASELRRIAFTPAGLVVPSRDWLIGRTDERVARDGSVPGLADAASARPAIPGARAPQPALGRVPAQSRGTAPGGPGSGEPADPSGREQRPPLRVGRGDIAAIRAVGDLFRALDQAYGGGHARQALVRYLESEAEPMLRGRYGEQIGRALFGAVADLTRLAGWTSFDIAAHGLAQRYFVQALRLSQAAGDRVLGGYVLTTMSQQAVHLGHGREAIQLARVAQQGVGTVAAPVVQSLMHAAEARGHALMGDVRSCTTALVRCERSLAAARPGDDLPSWARHFDEAQLADEFAHCYRDLQQWRPAAQHAEKSLRLRAPAYARSRIFCRMVLATSRLGMGDVDEACTMATEALRAAGEMRSARTVEYLRDFHRRLTPYRVSQSARAFDEAARQAGVI
- a CDS encoding GNAT family N-acetyltransferase, coding for MRADGVTIRAARAKDERSLVALDRAAWSWLSDVIPQPAEDATIFDERCTPDQYLLAELDGRIVGYIRHVPPTPLPSNQHIRQIRGLAVSPAARGRGIGRALVEAACDAARAEGIRRMTLRVLAHNAPARRLYERCGFQVDGVSPEEFWIDGAYVDDIAMGRRLNG